From Ischnura elegans chromosome 13 unlocalized genomic scaffold, ioIscEleg1.1 SUPER_13_unloc_1, whole genome shotgun sequence, a single genomic window includes:
- the LOC124172077 gene encoding uncharacterized protein LOC124172077, whose amino-acid sequence MVPVLIVAKIILQELWLSKVGWDEVLSLELTERWQSFRSSLSKLEQISIPRWIGTKEANVSFISLHGFCDASETAYAAAVYLRVAGEGEDGYVSLLAAKTKIAPLKLVSVPRLELCAAVLLTRFLVKIVEGLQFVSVPVFCWTDSAVSLSWIRGHPSRWKTFVAHRVAEIQTSLLGAQWSYVTTKLNPADAATRGISPDELMDSSLWWSGPPWLAGREEGWSCGKPESLGAEDSEMRIAVNHSATSLHNSGDVFQRFSSYLRLLNVMSLCLRWLHNFRDKSHKHSGFVSPEERAQALTAVIRSTQSTAFRNELAALTSGKSLKRSSPLLPLRPFCDADGLLRVGGRLRNAVLDYEEKHPIIIPKDHHFTVLLVRHAHAVTLHGGLQATAAYLAQRYWIIRSQVVGY is encoded by the exons ATGGTGCCTGTACTAATTGTGGCCAAAATTATATTGCAAGAATTGTGGCTGTCCAAGGTAGGATGGGATGAAGTTCTATCTTTGGAACTTACTGAACGTTGGCAGAGTTTTAGGTCTTCACTGTCCAAGTTAGAGCAAATCAGTATCCCTAGATGGATAGGTACTAAAGAGGCAAATGTGTCTTTCATTTCCCTCCATGGTTTCTGCGATGCCTCTGAGACAGCATACGCAGCAGCAGTGTATTTGCGTGTtgctggggagggggaggatggcTATGTTAGCCTGTTGGCCGCTAAAACGAAAATCGCCCCGTTAAAGCTTGTTAGTGTGCCTCGCCTTGAATTGTGTGCAGCTGTACTTTTAACTCGCTTCCTCGTAAAAATAGTGGAGGGCCTTCAGTTCGTGTCTGTGCCAGTATTCTGCTGGACAGATTCAGCAGTTTCTTTGTCCTGGATCCGTGGCCACCCCTCAAGGTGGAAGACCTTCGTGGCTCATCGCGTCGCGGAGATCCAGACGTCGCTTCTGGGGGCCCAGTGGAGCTACGTCACCACCAAGCTCAACCCAGCTGATGCCGCAACCCGTGGGATCAGCCCTGACGAACTGATGGACTCCTCTCTCTGGTGGAGTGGACCCCCATGGCTTGCCGGCCGGGAAGAGGGGTGGAGCTGTGGGAAACCCGAATCATTAGGTGCTGAGGATTCGGAGATGCGGATTGCCGTAAACCACTCTGCTACTTCCCTTCATAACTCAGGTGATGTATTCCAAAGATTTTCATCATACCTGCGCCTGCTAAACGTCATGTCTCTGTGCCTAAGATGGTTACACAATTTCAGGGATAAAAGCCACAAACACTCGGGGTTTGTCTCCCCCGAGGAGCGTGCCCAAGCTCTGACTGCTGTAATCAGGAGCACGCAGTCCACAGCATTCCGAAACGAACTTGCAGCCTTGACGTCTGGGAAATCCCTGAAAAGGTCCTCACCCCTACTACCTCTTCGACCTTTTTGCGATGCGGATGGACTACTTCGCGTGGGTGGTCGGCTAAGAAATGCAGTGCTGGACTATGAAGAGAAACATCCCATCATCATTCCAAAGGATCACCATTTCACCGTGCTGCTGGTGCGTCACGCACACGCAGTCACCCTTCATGGCGGACTGCAAGCTACAGCAGCGTACCTAGCGCAACGGTACTGGATCATCCGCAGCCAGGTGGTG GGCTACTAA
- the LOC124172078 gene encoding proline-rich protein 36-like, whose translation MKLMHDIPVTVEVHRTLNTCRGVISHFDLLYVDADEIKQEMASQGVCDARRMTTKRNGEIVNTTSVVLTFTCDRLPDKVFIGNTQRQRLDVNIPNQDSAQPRSADLRAFFASQTEAAKALPPPPPEFTPAVGKKRVRSNTPPMERPVSPPPQQPSIETANPIAAIAPIDDDMEEDATEDTEEVANNRDSQSKIPPIFITDTTKWQPKWRLIKSACKFLPVASLGSPHHHSACTKPKDQPGKYANCAGANISTYRGCPQYKELALAMRLKNTPTEETPAAPANTEINFPPPPTANAWTQRRTTNRPATTPPTVPQALTAPSAATMPSAPSTSSPTANLPRRNPQPPQNNQPPSA comes from the exons ATGAAACTGATGCACGacatcccagtgacagtggaggttcACCGAACCCTGAACACTTGTCGGGGAGTCATAAGCCACTTCGACCTACTATATGTGGACGCTGACGAAATCAAACAAGAGATGGCATCCCAGGGAGTGTGCGACGCTCGTCGGATGACAACGAAACGGAATGGAGAAATAGTAAACACCACCTCTGTAGTGCTTACATTTACGTGTGACCGGCTCCCTGACAaagtgttcatagg AAACACCCAGCGCCAACGACTTGACGTGAACATTCCGAACCAGGACTCAGCCCAACCACGCAGTGCAGACCTGCGTGCTTTCTTTGCAAGCCAGACAGAAGCAGCCAAAGCTCTACCTCCGCCGCCGCCTGAATTTACGCCCGCTGTAGGCAAAAAGCGAGTTCGCTCAAATACTCCGCCAATGGAGCGGCCCGTTTCCCCGCCGCCGCAGCAGCCGTCCATTGAAACCGCCAATCCTATTGCAGCCATCGCCCCGATTGACGACGACATGGAGGAAGACGCCACCGAAGACACCGAAGAAGTAGCCAACAATAGGGATAGCCAATCAAAAATCCCGCCAATATTTATCACAGATACGACCAAATGGCAACCAAAATGGCGGCTGATCAAATCGGCTTGCAAGTTTCTTCCTGTCGCTTCCCTCGGGA GCCCGCACCACCACTCAGCTTGCACTAAGCCAAAAGACCAGCCGGGGAAATATGCAAACTGTGCTGGGGCGAACATTTCCACATACAGAGGCTGCCCACAATACAAGGAACTCGCTCTCGCGATGCGCCTGAAAAATACTCCGACTGAAGAAACCCCCGCAGCTCCGGCTAATACCGAAATCAATTTTCCTCCGCCTCCTACTGCAAATGCCTGGACGCAACGACGGACAACAAACCGCCCAGCCACCACTCCTCCCACAGTTCCACAGGCCCTGACCGCACCCTCTGCCGCAACAATGCCCTCAGCACCATCGACATCCTCGCCTACTGCCAATCTCCCACGCCGCAACCCACAACCGCCACAAAACAACCAGCCGCCATCGGCCTAA